A single genomic interval of bacterium harbors:
- a CDS encoding DUF3309 domain-containing protein — MNLVLLLVVLLLLVGALPTWPYSQGWGYYPSGGLGLVLLIVLIMALMRTT, encoded by the coding sequence ATGAACCTGGTCCTGCTCCTCGTCGTGCTCCTGCTCCTCGTCGGCGCGCTCCCGACCTGGCCCTACAGCCAGGGATGGGGCTACTACCCGAGCGGCGGCCTCGGTCTCGTGCTGCTGATCGTGCTGATCATGGCGCTCATGCGCACGACCTGA
- a CDS encoding type II toxin-antitoxin system HicA family toxin, whose amino-acid sequence MAALQRIGWRVKCAAGGSHRVLERPGWDDVVFAFHDDDEIGPKMLARVAKKTGLRPEDV is encoded by the coding sequence TTGGCCGCGCTCCAGCGCATCGGATGGCGTGTGAAATGCGCCGCGGGCGGCTCGCACCGGGTGCTGGAGCGTCCGGGATGGGATGACGTCGTCTTCGCGTTCCACGACGACGACGAGATCGGCCCCAAGATGCTCGCCCGGGTCGCCAAGAAGACGGGGCTTCGCCCGGAAGACGTGTAA
- a CDS encoding type II toxin-antitoxin system HicB family antitoxin produces the protein MERAGSRVELEQEDDGRWIADVVDVAGTLAYGATRDEALDAAAALLVQVLADRLAHGERIPDLGRRLLAA, from the coding sequence ATGGAGCGTGCCGGCTCTCGCGTCGAACTCGAGCAGGAAGACGACGGCCGCTGGATTGCGGACGTCGTGGACGTTGCGGGGACGCTCGCCTACGGGGCGACGCGCGACGAGGCGCTCGATGCTGCCGCCGCGTTGCTCGTTCAGGTGCTCGCCGACCGCCTCGCGCACGGCGAGCGGATTCCCGATCTCGGTCGGCGCCTCTTGGCGGCGTGA
- a CDS encoding transposase codes for MILLAVGLDAHGAKHTLALREGTTENATVCKALLADLRERGLDLDRPTLFVIDGGTGLRKALRESMGALAVVQRCQVHKLRNVLEHLPEALRPRIRRAMTEAYGLPDAALAKRRLTQLADGLERTHPGAAASLREGLDETLTLPRLGVTGALYRTLNRPGFAGGWVS; via the coding sequence GTGATCCTCTTGGCGGTGGGTCTGGACGCGCACGGGGCCAAGCACACCTTGGCCCTGCGCGAAGGCACGACGGAGAACGCCACGGTCTGCAAGGCGCTGCTGGCCGACCTCCGCGAGCGCGGGCTCGACCTCGATCGGCCCACGCTGTTCGTGATCGACGGCGGGACCGGGCTGCGTAAAGCGCTCCGCGAGTCCATGGGCGCCCTCGCCGTCGTCCAGCGCTGCCAAGTGCACAAGCTTCGCAACGTCCTTGAGCATCTGCCCGAGGCGCTCCGGCCGCGCATCCGCCGCGCCATGACCGAGGCGTACGGGCTGCCCGATGCGGCGCTGGCCAAGCGGCGGCTCACCCAGCTCGCCGACGGGCTCGAGCGCACCCACCCGGGCGCCGCCGCGTCGCTGCGCGAAGGGCTCGACGAGACGCTCACGCTTCCACGCCTCGGCGTCACCGGCGCGCTCTACCGCACGCTGAACCGTCCCGGGTTCGCTGGAGGCTGGGTTAGTTGA
- a CDS encoding DUF1153 domain-containing protein, with protein MEKEFQRWTARRKVELLLQLIKGETTLVDACRQHDLTQSEVEGWMALFLKSGARGLKARADDEQAVHEREVRELRAKVGELVLELDARKTLDARTAKPDKAF; from the coding sequence ATGGAGAAGGAGTTTCAGCGGTGGACGGCGCGCCGCAAGGTCGAGCTGCTGCTGCAGCTGATCAAGGGGGAGACGACGCTCGTCGACGCCTGCCGGCAGCACGATCTCACGCAGTCCGAGGTCGAGGGCTGGATGGCGCTGTTCCTCAAGTCCGGCGCGCGCGGGCTCAAGGCGCGGGCGGACGACGAGCAGGCGGTCCATGAGCGCGAGGTCCGCGAGCTGCGGGCGAAGGTCGGCGAGCTGGTCCTGGAGCTCGACGCGCGAAAAACGTTGGACGCCCGCACCGCCAAACCCGACAAAGCCTTCTGA
- a CDS encoding transposase, whose protein sequence is MSARSASCGRRSASWSWSSTREKRWTPAPPNPTKPSDGAGPQAGRRPPRVDHAALPLVRRAAVDLLLPPAPAAAPAAPVVDREVEATIRAIIEAEPAAGLRMITARVRRAAATPVNPKKIHRILRLNQWQVRQRPPGHRPRAQGWVSRATRPNERWAIDTTHLFCGRDGWCHLTAIIDCYDRTIVGGRLSRSGIAAVAAAALEEALRARRIDATSPGLVLRSDNGLVFGAKVFVAVARRYRLSQEYITPDTPQQHGMIERFFLTLKQACVWLQRFASRDHAFRVVADWLDRFVGFGGAGVQRFSRVELQDQLADLRPQLADLALMDRLLVVRPRLEPARAGLEEQRHPALDLGLREIVLPAGVDERRLPLDQLQQQLDLAARRPPLKLLLHRRSL, encoded by the coding sequence ATGAGCGCGAGGTCCGCGAGCTGCGGGCGAAGGTCGGCGAGCTGGTCCTGGAGCTCGACGCGCGAAAAACGTTGGACGCCCGCACCGCCAAACCCGACAAAGCCTTCTGACGGTGCAGGGCCTCAGGCAGGACGAAGGCCACCGCGGGTCGATCACGCAGCTCTGCCGCTGGTTCGGCGTGCCGCGGTCGACCTTCTACTACCGCCCGCCCCGGCGGCGGCGCCGGCGGCGCCCGTCGTCGACCGAGAGGTGGAAGCGACGATTCGCGCCATCATCGAGGCTGAGCCGGCAGCCGGGCTGCGGATGATCACGGCCCGGGTGCGGCGCGCGGCCGCGACGCCGGTGAACCCCAAGAAGATCCACCGCATCCTGCGGCTCAATCAGTGGCAGGTCCGCCAACGCCCGCCGGGGCATCGGCCGCGGGCGCAGGGCTGGGTGTCGCGGGCCACGCGGCCAAACGAGCGCTGGGCGATCGACACGACACATCTCTTCTGCGGCCGCGACGGGTGGTGTCACCTCACGGCGATCATCGACTGCTACGACCGCACGATCGTCGGCGGGCGGCTGTCCCGCTCGGGCATCGCCGCGGTCGCGGCGGCGGCCCTCGAGGAGGCGCTGCGCGCGCGCCGGATCGACGCCACGTCGCCGGGCCTCGTGCTGCGCAGCGACAACGGCCTCGTCTTCGGCGCCAAGGTCTTCGTCGCAGTGGCACGCCGCTACCGGCTGTCCCAGGAGTACATCACCCCGGACACCCCGCAGCAGCACGGCATGATCGAGCGTTTCTTCCTGACCTTGAAGCAGGCGTGCGTGTGGCTCCAGCGCTTCGCGAGCCGCGACCATGCCTTCCGCGTCGTCGCGGACTGGCTCGATCGCTTTGTCGGGTTTGGCGGTGCGGGCGTCCAACGTTTTTCGCGCGTCGAGCTCCAGGACCAGCTCGCCGACCTTCGCCCGCAGCTCGCGGACCTCGCGCTCATGGACCGCCTGCTCGTCGTCCGCCCGCGCCTTGAGCCCGCGCGCGCCGGACTTGAGGAACAGCGCCATCCAGCCCTCGACCTCGGACTGCGTGAGATCGTGCTGCCGGCAGGCGTCGACGAGCGTCGTCTCCCCCTTGATCAGCTGCAGCAGCAGCTCGACCTTGCGGCGCGCCGTCCACCGCTGAAACTCCTTCTCCATCGTCGCTCCCTCTGA